Proteins from a genomic interval of Pseudomonadales bacterium:
- a CDS encoding 1-acyl-sn-glycerol-3-phosphate acyltransferase: EVPLVLIAHNAGRYWPSGKFFKYPGTIQLHISSPIPTSGADPKALLMDAQQWIESEVASMA, encoded by the coding sequence GAAGTGCCGTTAGTCTTAATTGCCCATAATGCAGGACGATATTGGCCATCGGGTAAGTTTTTTAAATATCCAGGTACGATTCAGCTGCATATTTCAAGCCCTATACCGACATCAGGCGCTGACCCTAAAGCCTTGCTGATGGACGCTCAACAATGGATAGAGTCTGAAGTCGCCAGCATGGCCTAG
- a CDS encoding DNA polymerase II, whose product MIDEGFVVQAQSVDIHDAKSEGLRSRIILWLRCKDGVSCLHIDGEQPTFFIREQDKIQFSFVLRNFSDQLNYQQVALQSFEQYPMVAVYCQNLSVMSEVKKILARVNLTTYEDDFRLHERYLMERFCYGSLAFTAASKQQLSHYRQYNDARIKPSSFKPQLKTLSLDIECSIHGELYSVGLSAAEYQTVIMIGAPEADSAAYLVWVDDETALLQTLVAHIQRFDPDVIIGWNVINFDFRILMQRAKQLHMQLHLGRDGSAASWRDSRIDANDGFITIAGRKVVDGIDALKAETYSFASFSLDHVAQQLLQQGKNCENLDNRAEEISDNFKHNKAALAAYNLQDCVLVEKIFNKTKVLEFLIFRSQLTGLPLDKRGGSVAAFTNLYLPKLHRAGYVAPNLPKAGGLASPGGYVMESRPGLYKNVIVLDFKSLYPSIIRTFKIDPLGLITGLHANDAAQLIPGFDGAVFSREQHFLPAFIQQLWQQRDIAKQAGDKAKSNAIKILMNSFYGVLGSGGCRFYDPRLASSITRRGHEIMQQTADWIKAMDYQVIYGDTDSLFVLLDESCSADQCQAIAAAICSEINQSWHYKLRQEFDLSCYLELEFETYYSRFLMPTIRGLTTGSKKRYAGLAVNGKQQHMVFKGLETVRTDWTALSKQFQMQLFDDVFHDKDPSDYIRETVFATINGQFDSLLAYRKRLRRPLHEYQKNIPPHVRAAINADQQNAELAKPLRYQHKGWIEYVITVNGPEALEYLRSDIDYEHYVIKQLKPIADAVLPFIGLSFDRLFKQQMNLFE is encoded by the coding sequence ATGATTGACGAAGGCTTTGTTGTTCAAGCACAAAGTGTCGATATACATGATGCTAAAAGCGAAGGTCTTCGATCGCGTATTATTTTATGGCTGCGCTGTAAGGACGGCGTTAGTTGTCTGCATATTGATGGCGAGCAGCCGACTTTTTTTATCCGCGAACAGGATAAAATACAGTTCTCATTTGTGCTGAGAAATTTCTCAGACCAGCTTAATTATCAGCAAGTAGCGTTGCAAAGCTTTGAGCAATATCCGATGGTGGCGGTTTATTGCCAGAACCTGAGCGTAATGAGCGAAGTTAAAAAAATCCTAGCCAGGGTTAATTTAACCACTTATGAAGATGATTTTCGTCTGCATGAACGCTATCTAATGGAACGATTCTGTTATGGCTCGCTAGCATTTACTGCAGCAAGCAAGCAGCAACTCTCACACTACCGGCAATATAATGATGCACGCATTAAGCCAAGTAGTTTTAAGCCGCAATTAAAAACTCTGTCCTTGGATATTGAATGTTCGATTCATGGTGAGCTGTATTCAGTGGGCTTGTCGGCTGCTGAGTATCAGACTGTAATTATGATTGGCGCGCCAGAAGCTGATTCGGCAGCTTATCTTGTTTGGGTTGATGACGAGACAGCATTGCTGCAGACCTTGGTTGCACATATTCAGCGCTTCGACCCAGATGTCATTATAGGCTGGAATGTGATCAACTTTGATTTCCGTATTCTGATGCAGCGCGCAAAGCAACTACATATGCAGTTACATTTAGGTCGTGATGGTTCTGCAGCAAGTTGGCGAGATAGCCGTATTGATGCAAATGATGGCTTTATAACGATTGCAGGCCGAAAAGTAGTTGATGGTATAGATGCACTAAAAGCCGAAACCTATAGTTTCGCAAGTTTTAGTTTAGATCATGTCGCGCAACAGCTACTTCAGCAGGGTAAAAACTGTGAAAATTTGGATAATCGTGCTGAGGAGATTAGCGATAACTTCAAACATAATAAAGCGGCCTTAGCTGCCTATAATTTACAAGATTGTGTTCTAGTAGAAAAAATATTTAACAAAACAAAAGTATTAGAATTTTTAATTTTTCGAAGTCAACTTACAGGTCTGCCGTTAGATAAGCGAGGCGGCTCAGTGGCGGCATTTACCAATTTATATTTGCCAAAATTACACCGAGCTGGATATGTCGCGCCAAATCTCCCAAAAGCTGGCGGTTTAGCCAGCCCCGGTGGTTACGTGATGGAGTCGCGCCCTGGGCTTTATAAAAACGTCATTGTACTCGATTTTAAAAGCCTATATCCCTCGATTATTCGCACCTTTAAAATAGACCCCTTAGGCCTGATAACAGGGCTGCATGCGAATGATGCTGCGCAGTTAATTCCTGGTTTTGACGGTGCCGTATTTTCGCGCGAGCAGCATTTCTTACCAGCGTTTATTCAACAACTTTGGCAGCAACGCGATATCGCTAAACAAGCAGGCGATAAGGCAAAATCTAATGCAATAAAAATACTGATGAACTCCTTTTATGGTGTGCTAGGTTCAGGCGGCTGCCGCTTTTATGATCCTCGCTTGGCTAGTTCTATTACTCGGCGTGGCCATGAAATTATGCAGCAGACCGCAGACTGGATTAAAGCCATGGATTATCAAGTGATTTATGGTGATACCGATTCGTTATTTGTACTTTTGGATGAAAGCTGTTCAGCAGATCAATGCCAGGCAATTGCTGCGGCTATATGTAGTGAAATAAATCAAAGCTGGCACTATAAATTACGTCAGGAGTTTGATTTAAGCTGCTACTTAGAACTTGAATTTGAAACTTACTATAGCCGATTTCTGATGCCAACCATTCGCGGTTTAACGACAGGCAGTAAAAAGCGCTACGCTGGCTTAGCAGTAAATGGTAAGCAACAGCACATGGTGTTTAAAGGATTAGAGACCGTGCGCACCGATTGGACAGCACTATCGAAACAGTTTCAAATGCAGCTATTCGACGATGTATTTCATGATAAAGACCCTAGTGACTATATACGTGAGACAGTCTTCGCAACCATCAATGGGCAGTTTGATTCACTATTGGCTTATCGCAAGCGATTGCGACGACCGCTGCATGAATATCAAAAAAATATACCGCCACATGTGCGTGCGGCAATTAACGCAGATCAGCAAAATGCAGAATTAGCAAAGCCCTTACGCTATCAACATAAGGGTTGGATTGAATATGTCATTACAGTGAATGGGCCGGAAGCATTGGAATATCTTAGATCCGATATTGATTATGAACACTATGTGATCAAGCAACTGAAGCCGATTGCTGACGCGGTGCTGCCATTTATTGGGCTCTCGTTTGATAGGCTATTCAAACAGCAAATGAACTTGTTTGAATAG
- the ettA gene encoding energy-dependent translational throttle protein EttA has protein sequence MAQYVYTMNRVSKIVPPKRQILKDISLSFFPGAKIGVLGLNGAGKSSLLRIMAGVDQEYDGEARPMPDINVGYLEQEPSLNPAKDVRGNVLEGMQELVNALEGLDQVYADYAKEDADFDALAKQQAQFEDVIAAWDGHNLDTQLEKAADALQLPAWDADVEKLSGGERRRVALCRLLLSKPDMLLLDEPTNHLDAISVAWLEHFLCEFPGTVVAITHDRYFLDNAAEWILELDRGHGYPYQGNYSHWLEAKEQRLEMEQKAEAAHVKAMKDELDWVRSNAKGRQSKSKARLARYDELSSQEFQSRNETNEIYIPPGDRLGDLVIEINNVSKSFDQRKLIDDFSANIPKGAIVGIVGGNGMGKSTMFRMIAGAEQADSGNIRLGDTVKLSFVEQARDEHLDNSKTVWEEISDGHDVLKIGSYEVGSRNYIGRFNFKGSDQQKFVKDLSGGERNRLHLAKVLKQGANVILLDEPTNDLDVETLRALEEAVLAFPGTMMIISHDRWFLDRVATHIMAYEDEGKILFMEGNYSDYEADRRERFGDAAALVPASARHKKL, from the coding sequence ATGGCACAGTATGTTTATACCATGAATCGCGTCAGTAAAATTGTTCCCCCTAAGCGTCAGATTTTGAAAGATATTTCGCTATCGTTTTTTCCCGGAGCAAAAATTGGCGTGTTGGGATTAAACGGTGCGGGCAAATCTTCGCTGTTAAGAATTATGGCAGGCGTAGATCAAGAATATGATGGCGAAGCCAGACCTATGCCGGATATTAATGTGGGTTACCTTGAGCAAGAACCCAGCCTCAACCCAGCTAAAGACGTGCGCGGCAACGTACTTGAAGGCATGCAAGAATTAGTCAACGCCTTAGAGGGGCTTGATCAGGTTTACGCAGATTATGCCAAAGAAGATGCCGACTTTGATGCCCTAGCCAAACAACAGGCGCAATTTGAAGACGTGATTGCAGCCTGGGACGGACACAATCTCGATACTCAGCTTGAAAAAGCGGCTGACGCACTGCAGCTGCCGGCATGGGATGCTGACGTTGAGAAGCTTTCCGGCGGCGAGAGACGACGCGTAGCGCTTTGCCGCTTATTGCTATCCAAACCTGATATGCTACTTCTTGATGAGCCAACTAACCATCTAGATGCCATCTCAGTCGCATGGCTGGAACATTTCCTATGTGAGTTTCCAGGCACTGTGGTAGCCATCACCCACGATCGTTATTTCTTAGATAATGCTGCAGAGTGGATTTTAGAACTTGACCGCGGACATGGCTATCCGTACCAAGGTAATTACTCACACTGGCTTGAAGCTAAAGAACAGCGTCTAGAAATGGAACAAAAAGCTGAAGCCGCACATGTAAAAGCCATGAAAGATGAGTTAGATTGGGTTCGCTCAAATGCTAAGGGCAGACAAAGTAAATCAAAAGCCAGACTGGCTCGCTATGACGAGCTAAGCTCACAAGAATTCCAATCGCGCAACGAAACTAATGAGATATATATTCCACCGGGTGATCGCTTAGGCGATCTAGTGATTGAAATTAATAATGTCAGCAAAAGTTTTGACCAGCGCAAACTCATTGATGACTTCAGTGCAAACATCCCTAAAGGTGCGATTGTTGGCATTGTGGGCGGCAACGGCATGGGTAAGTCAACCATGTTCCGAATGATTGCAGGGGCCGAGCAAGCCGACAGCGGCAATATTCGTTTAGGCGACACGGTGAAGTTGTCTTTTGTTGAGCAAGCGAGAGACGAACACCTCGATAACAGCAAGACGGTATGGGAAGAAATTTCTGATGGTCATGATGTTTTAAAAATCGGCAGTTATGAAGTAGGCTCAAGAAACTATATCGGACGCTTTAATTTTAAAGGTTCCGACCAGCAAAAGTTTGTCAAAGATCTCTCTGGCGGCGAGCGTAACCGATTACATCTTGCCAAAGTATTAAAGCAGGGTGCCAACGTTATTCTCTTAGATGAGCCAACTAACGATTTAGATGTTGAGACATTACGCGCGCTAGAGGAAGCTGTACTGGCATTCCCAGGCACAATGATGATTATTTCGCACGATCGCTGGTTTCTAGATCGTGTTGCAACCCATATTATGGCTTACGAAGACGAGGGTAAGATTTTATTTATGGAAGGCAACTACTCAGATTATGAAGCTGATCGACGTGAACGCTTTGGCGATGCAGCTGCCTTAGTACCAGCATCAGCGCGACATAAAAAACTGTAG